The Pseudomonadota bacterium nucleotide sequence ACGTCGCGGCAATGAACTGTTATCGTGGCGGCAACAAGCCGCCCTTGCCCGCGCGCGCGACCGACGTGAAGGATGGGTGTACCAAAAAAGGCCGCGCCTCCCTCGTGGAGGACGGCCCACATCTCTCCTCGCTCCCGGAGCGGTCCATACGTCCGGCTCCTCGGAAGCGCGCGTCGCCCTCACGGGTGAGGCGCGTATTCCCATTTCAGATCCGTGTGCCTCGCGGCGAGCGACGAGGAAGCCGGGCGGGGCGCGTCCAAACAGGGCGGGCATTGGAGACCATCGCGAACGTGACCTCTTCCGACACAGCCACACGCATCATCGTCCAGAAGTTCGGCGGTTCCTCCGTCGCCCGTGAAGAAGGGCGACAGCTTCTCGTCACCAAGGTTCGAGGCGCCCTCGACAGCGGCGCCCGTCCGGTGGTGGTGGTCTCCGCCATGGGCCGGCGCGGCGACCCCTATGCCACCGACACGCTCATCAGCCAGCTCGACTTCGTGCCGCGAGATCTTCGTGATCGGCGCGAGCTCGACATGCTCATGGCGTGCGGCGAGATCATCTCGGTGGTGGTCTGCGCCCATGTTCTTCGGCAGGAAGGCATCGCCGCCGCCGCGATGGTCGGCGCCGACATCGGCATCAGCACCGACGGGCATCACGGAGAAGCCCAGATCATGAGCGTCGCGCCGGGCACCATCACCGATACCGTGCGAGCGGGCCTCGTACCCGTGGTGGCCGGCTTCCAGGGTGTCGCGCCGGAAGGCAGCATCGTCACCCTGGGCCGCGGAGGCAGCGACACCACCGCGGTTGCGCTGGGCGTGGCGCTCGGCGCGGAGGCGGTCGAGATCTACTCCGACGTCGAAGGGGTCATGACCACCGACCCGCGCGTGTACAGCGGCGCCGCACTGATCTCACAGATGTCGTATGAGGAGCTGGGCGAGCTGGCCGTGGAGGGTGCGAAGGTCATGCACCCGCGCTCGGTCGACCTGGCACAGGCGCACGGAACGCCCCTGCGGATTCGCAGCACCTTCACCAACCACCCCGGAACCATGGTGCGACACGACCCGCCCGCCGATGCCCTCGAACGCCAGCGCGTGGTCACCAGCATCACCCCGCTCATGCCGGTCTCGCACGTCATCGTGTCGCTGCCCAGCGTGTCGCAGCAAGCCAAGGACCGCGCCCTTGCACATCTCTTCGAGCGCCTGACCGCGATCGGCATCAGCCTCGACCTCATCAACATCTGCCCGGACCAGCTCTACTTCATCGTGAAGCAGGAGTTCGTCGACAAGGTCACCGACGCGCTCGAGCAGCTCTGGCTCTCGCACACCGTGCGACGTGACTGTGCCAAGATCTCCCTGGTCGGCGTGGGCATGCGCGGCACCCCGGGCGTCGTGGGGCGCATCCACGCCGCGCTCCAGGCCGCGGGCATCGGGATACTGCACAGCACCGACTCGAACATCACGGTCTCGTGCCTCGTCGACGGCGCTGACATGCCGCGCGCGGTCGTGGCGCTGCACGACGAGTTCCTGAGCCATGCGGGGGCGCCCGTCCCGGCCGGCTGACGCCGCAAGAGGCTGGGCCACGTCCTGCCCTGGGGCGAGACGTGCGCGACCAGACCTGTCGTCCCCCGCAGGGTTCGCGGTTACCCGCGCCCGCGCGGGGGAACGCGACGCCTGCGTCGAATCACGGGGAATCTCGGCGAGGAAGTGCGCAACCGCGTTGTACGTCACCATCATGGCCATGGTCGTGACCACGCTGTCGCTGGCGGGCGGCGCCGCATGGCTGGGTCGAAGGCCTCGTGCGACCCGCGGCCATCTGCGCGGGGGGCATGCTCGGCGTGTCGATGGCCCTTCCTGCGGCGATGGCGCTCAACCCCTTCGTCGGTCTTCAGGCGGGCACGTTCCACAACCTGATGATCCTGGCCCTGTGCTTCGGCTTTCTCGGATTCGTCGTAGGATCTCTCAGCGGTCTTGCGGTGGGCGGAATGATTCACGCCACCCCGTCGCGAATCCATGGGAAGACTGAAGCCTCGGTCATTGATGACGAGCATCGGAGAGCGACGCCTCGCAGCGGTCTTGCGAACGCCTCCGAGAAGCCCCGCACGGTCGCAGACGCTCCTCCGTCGGCCCCGTTCGGTGCGATTCTCGCGCAGTGCCAGCAGTCTCATGATTCCAAGACCTCCGGAGGTGAGGAGTGAGCACGTTCGGCCACGTCGTGACGGCCATGGTGACCCCGTTCGACCCCCAGGGTCGCGTCGATCTCGAACAGGCAGCGGCCCTTGCCCAGCGCCTGCTCTCGGAAGGGACAGACACCCTGCTCGTGGCGGGAACCACGGGCGAGTCGCCGACCCTGACCCACGATGAGAAGCTCTCCCTGTTCCGCGCCGTGAAGAAGGCCGCGGGCAAGGCCCCGGTGATGGCGGGAACCGGCTCCAACGACACCGCCGCGAGCGTGGCGCTCACGCGTGAGGCCGAGGCCTGCGGCGTCGACGGCATCCTCGTGGTGAACCCGTACTACAACAAGCCGCCC carries:
- a CDS encoding aspartate kinase is translated as MNCYRGGNKPPLPARATDVKDGCTKKGRASLVEDGPHLSSLPERSIRPAPRKRASPSRVRRVFPFQIRVPRGERRGSRAGRVQTGRALETIANVTSSDTATRIIVQKFGGSSVAREEGRQLLVTKVRGALDSGARPVVVVSAMGRRGDPYATDTLISQLDFVPRDLRDRRELDMLMACGEIISVVVCAHVLRQEGIAAAAMVGADIGISTDGHHGEAQIMSVAPGTITDTVRAGLVPVVAGFQGVAPEGSIVTLGRGGSDTTAVALGVALGAEAVEIYSDVEGVMTTDPRVYSGAALISQMSYEELGELAVEGAKVMHPRSVDLAQAHGTPLRIRSTFTNHPGTMVRHDPPADALERQRVVTSITPLMPVSHVIVSLPSVSQQAKDRALAHLFERLTAIGISLDLINICPDQLYFIVKQEFVDKVTDALEQLWLSHTVRRDCAKISLVGVGMRGTPGVVGRIHAALQAAGIGILHSTDSNITVSCLVDGADMPRAVVALHDEFLSHAGAPVPAG
- a CDS encoding 4-hydroxy-tetrahydrodipicolinate synthase (catalyzes the formation of dihydrodipicolinate from L-aspartate 4-semialdehyde and pyruvate in lysine and diaminopimelate biosynthesis) codes for the protein MSTFGHVVTAMVTPFDPQGRVDLEQAAALAQRLLSEGTDTLLVAGTTGESPTLTHDEKLSLFRAVKKAAGKAPVMAGTGSNDTAASVALTREAEACGVDGILVVNPYYNKPP